From the Sporosarcina luteola genome, one window contains:
- the queG gene encoding tRNA epoxyqueuosine(34) reductase QueG yields the protein MNVAQLQSSIKEYAATIGIDKIGFTTAAPFLELKNRLRRQQELGFQSGFEESDVEKRTEPVMLLDRAESIISIAVAYPSKMTDSPRGKKGERRGIFARASWGMDYHHVLREKLQLLETFISDMMPNAQMRSMVDTGELVDRAVAVRAGIGWSGKNCSVITPEFGSYVYLGEMITNIPFEPDIPMEDQCGDCTLCLDACPTGALIQGGQLNAQRCIAFLTQTKKPVPEEFRAKIGNRVYGCDTCQTVCPKNKGMYNLHQPAFQPEPELAKPLLVPMLRLSNREFKETYGHMSGSWRGKNPIQRNAILALAHFKDETAVPTLTDLLVNDQRPLIRGTAAWALGQIGTSDGIAAIELAIQKEEDPDVRLEMENVLETN from the coding sequence GTGAATGTCGCTCAGCTACAGTCGTCAATAAAAGAATATGCAGCTACGATCGGCATCGATAAAATCGGCTTTACGACCGCAGCCCCTTTTTTAGAATTAAAAAATCGTTTGCGGCGTCAACAGGAATTGGGCTTTCAATCCGGTTTCGAAGAAAGTGATGTCGAAAAACGTACGGAGCCTGTCATGTTGCTTGATCGTGCTGAAAGCATCATATCAATAGCAGTCGCATACCCATCCAAAATGACAGATTCGCCAAGAGGGAAGAAGGGGGAGCGACGTGGCATCTTTGCAAGGGCATCTTGGGGAATGGATTATCATCATGTCCTTCGTGAAAAGTTGCAACTGCTCGAAACGTTTATTTCCGACATGATGCCGAATGCTCAAATGCGTTCGATGGTGGACACCGGGGAGCTTGTCGACCGGGCTGTCGCGGTTCGGGCGGGAATCGGCTGGTCCGGTAAAAACTGTTCTGTCATCACACCGGAATTCGGTTCGTATGTCTACCTCGGAGAAATGATTACAAATATCCCGTTTGAACCCGATATTCCGATGGAAGACCAATGTGGGGATTGCACACTCTGTTTGGATGCGTGTCCTACAGGGGCTTTGATTCAAGGAGGGCAGCTTAATGCCCAACGATGCATCGCCTTTTTGACACAGACGAAAAAACCAGTTCCCGAGGAGTTTCGTGCGAAAATCGGTAACCGGGTATATGGCTGCGACACATGCCAAACTGTTTGTCCGAAAAACAAAGGGATGTACAATCTTCATCAGCCTGCATTTCAGCCGGAGCCCGAACTGGCAAAGCCGCTGCTTGTGCCGATGCTCAGGTTGTCCAATCGAGAATTCAAGGAGACTTACGGGCATATGTCAGGTTCTTGGAGAGGCAAGAATCCGATACAGCGGAATGCCATCCTTGCGCTTGCACACTTCAAAGACGAGACGGCCGTGCCGACTTTGACAGATCTGCTTGTAAACGATCAACGGCCGCTTATTCGCGGGACTGCTGCATGGGCACTCGGACAAATTGGAACGAGCGACGGTATCGCAGCAATTGAATTGGCGATACAGAAGGAAGAGGATCCCGACGTGCGTCTCGAGATGGAAAATGTATTAGAGACTAATTGA
- the trmL gene encoding tRNA (uridine(34)/cytosine(34)/5-carboxymethylaminomethyluridine(34)-2'-O)-methyltransferase TrmL: protein MAIHVALFEPLIPANTGNIARTCAGTGTKLHLIKPLGFSTDDKMLKRAGLDYWQYVDITYHENIQEFIGAYPEAQFFFITKFGERTYSDFDYSDPSKDVFFVFGKETTGLPDEVIEQNIENCLRIPMNDHIRSLNLSNTAAILIYEALRQQSFLDLT from the coding sequence ATGGCGATACATGTCGCATTATTTGAACCATTGATTCCTGCGAATACTGGGAATATCGCCCGTACATGCGCGGGGACAGGAACGAAACTGCATTTAATAAAGCCGCTGGGATTTTCCACTGATGATAAAATGCTCAAGCGTGCAGGACTGGATTATTGGCAATATGTCGATATTACGTATCATGAAAATATACAGGAGTTTATTGGCGCTTATCCGGAAGCGCAGTTTTTCTTCATTACAAAGTTCGGGGAGAGGACCTACTCGGACTTTGATTATTCGGATCCTTCAAAGGATGTTTTCTTCGTTTTCGGGAAAGAGACGACCGGCTTGCCTGACGAAGTGATTGAACAGAACATCGAAAATTGCCTGCGCATCCCGATGAATGATCATATCAGATCGCTCAACTTATCCAACACAGCCGCTATTCTGATATACGAAGCCCTAAGGCAACAATCATTTTTAGATTTAACATAA